In the Arachis ipaensis cultivar K30076 chromosome B04, Araip1.1, whole genome shotgun sequence genome, CTAACCACAAATTATCATTATTCAttatcctttctttctttctttctttctgtcAAGTTAGCCATGGAAACAACCTCTCTCTCTTCACACTTCATTCTCACTAGACATCTCGTTCCATCATCAAGAAGCCACAAACACAAACAATTCTTACAACCCCAACAAAATCAACACCAACTTTCTCTCAGATTCAAATGCAGCAGCAGCAACAATGACAACAGTAGTGGTTTAAACTCATCATCAGTTCAAGCACCAACTGATTCAGCTAATGATTCAGCTGCTGTAGGAGTAAGGTTCAGGAGAAGGTCATCAAGAAGACAATCAAGAAAGCAAGAAAACAATAACAATGATGGAGGTGTTGCTACAAGAATGGGAAATGTCAAAAGTGCCCCTAAGAAGAAATGGGAGGAGATGACATTGAATGAGAAGGCAGTGGAACTATACATGGGAGAAAAGGGTGCACTGTTTTGGCTCAACAAGTTTGCATatgcatcaatattcataatgaTTGGTGCTTGGATTTTGTTCAGGTTTGTTGGTCCTGCACTCAATCTTTATCAGCTAGATTCTCAACCATTGAACCCTTCTGATGTATTCAAGGGATCTTAATTAGCTTCTTCCTAATTTTGAAACAAATGAAGATTGCTTGTTTTATCTTTTGTTATCATGTGTACTTTAATTTTGTACCCTTATTCATAGGAAAATTAATCGTTGAGTTTAGACATACAAATATAGAAACAAGATTTCAATTAGCATTGCTGTTAAATTGTTAATTATCTCGAACTACCTCAAGCATGATTATTGATTAGTAAGTTACATATATAGAATTCATAGACCTATTGTTTCCATGTAAATGATGCTTCATTATTCCATTaactatgaaaaaaaaaaagattttttttttaaatatgattcTGGTGAATAATCTAAGGCgatgatttttgtttttcctttgtcTAAAATTCAATAGGTATATATCTATTGATGAGCAAAATCTTCCTCGTAATTTTCACTGAAATAATAATTTTGTAGGTAAGATACAAGTTTAGATGGCCGATTTTTGTGTGTATTTGAGATAAAATCAAGTTTAgctatttttttatattagctAGGTGAATGGTTATTCTACAAATTTAACTAAAAAAAGATTCTAAAGATCTtgataaaactaaaaaatacaaGCATTTATAGATTGAATGCAAAAATTGTTATGAATTAAATTATAAGAAATTGAGCAAATGTAATTGCATAATTCTATAAAACGTTTTATACTatcaatacattaaaattaaatttttacaaatttaaaattaaacttttacAAATTTATCAAAAGATATTTAAGTCTAAATAAACTAAGTGCATGCATGCATTGCTATGATAAAACATAATGACGGAGTTAGATACTTAGATTTATgtatttgatgcaatttagtaGGATAAGATTCTATATAATTTTTGTTGTGTTATGGAATATTTTTGGTAGCACGAATTAAGGAACAAAACAAATAGAAAGAATTTACCTCTAATAAAAATTTACTGGCATAACACATTTAGCTAGAAAGAATAATATAACAAAATCTCATTTCATTTTAGGATGATTATTTAGTATTCGAAAATTTTCGTACGAACAAATTTatctcaaaaaaaataaaaattatcaaaTAGGTGTTGAGTTAAGTcttaaaatgattcttgaagttaTATTCAAAGTTTTAAAATGGTTTTTGAAGTTAATAATTACTCAATTTTATCTTCGAACTTAGCATTCCGAAATTCATACTAGTCCCTAAAACACTTTCCATCCATCGGAACACTGAAATGACGTCGTtttgtatttataaaaaaaaacatgAGTCTCCCCTTCTCCCTCCTTTCCCTTTCctttccccttccccttccccaACCCGAAACCTTTGTTGCCGCCTCTCGCCAACTTCGATCACGGCGCCACGCTGTTCGCCTCCCTCTTCATTCTAGTCTCTCACACTCTTATCTCCTCTCTGTCTCCTTCTGCCTTCCTGATCCCTTTTATATTCGctaatttcaaaattaatttgtcactGCACTCCCTTACTGAAGTTGAAAGAGCTTTTCGAGCAAGCTTATGGGAGATGCCGCACTGCTCCCATCGAAAGTGTTTCCTTCATCGTTGATTAATGATTTTGATTTCAAAGTTGGCACCAGGGTCACTTTGCTTTGCTTCGgggttcatttattttttttcaaatttttttaactgCAATGGAGTTTGTTCTGTTACTGGTTGTATAAAATTTTGAACTTGATAAATAGATTTTGTGGTTTAGGTGAAAGATGAATTTGAATTGAGTCTGTTAAAATAATGTGTAttaatgaataatgagaatgtttAGTTAATGTGTTTGTGGAAATTAATGGTTAATTGTGtatgaagaaaaacaaaataaattaatgaGGGAATTAAATTTGAAATCGTGGTAGCAGATCGAGATAGAGAAGagacaagagaaaagagagagatagagagagacaATTAGGAGATATGAGTGTAAGAGACTAAGTTGGAGAAAGTGGGGCGCGCGGCGCAGTGTTGTGACAGAGGCCGGCGAAAAGTGG is a window encoding:
- the LOC107635287 gene encoding uncharacterized protein LOC107635287, with protein sequence METTSLSSHFILTRHLVPSSRSHKHKQFLQPQQNQHQLSLRFKCSSSNNDNSSGLNSSSVQAPTDSANDSAAVGVRFRRRSSRRQSRKQENNNNDGGVATRMGNVKSAPKKKWEEMTLNEKAVELYMGEKGALFWLNKFAYASIFIMIGAWILFRFVGPALNLYQLDSQPLNPSDVFKGS